A region from the Candidatus Hydrogenedentota bacterium genome encodes:
- the murG gene encoding undecaprenyldiphospho-muramoylpentapeptide beta-N-acetylglucosaminyltransferase, with product MRIMVTGGGTGGHTSPAVAVLEELYRRDPRLMVQWVGRSKSIEERISGSMSIPFRSLPVEGWPRSKSPRRLWVGVKLAWSAAKAWRYLKKFNPQLVFGVGGYVSLPLMWTAQRMGIPTVIHEQNQLLGVANRLLAPKATRIFLSFPETRGNYPKETARLVGNPVRAAFKNPPDKREARQALELELGVPVVLVTGGSQGAKRLNEAVMEMLPQFNRGELQLIWATGNADAARAHKAAEGASTRIVTSPFIQDMATACAAADVMVCRSGASTTAEIAMMRKPSVLIPFPFATDNHQEHNAKAFEDAGAAVLVRDSECTGERLGGILRTLLPDSNRLAAMASAAGALAKPDAAEAIADEILSIVFSREQGAGLSRNPQ from the coding sequence ATGCGAATCATGGTGACAGGCGGGGGTACGGGCGGTCATACGTCGCCGGCGGTAGCCGTATTGGAAGAACTGTACCGGCGCGATCCCCGTTTGATGGTGCAGTGGGTGGGCCGTTCGAAGTCTATCGAGGAACGCATCAGCGGTTCCATGTCGATCCCCTTTCGCTCGCTGCCCGTGGAGGGCTGGCCACGATCCAAGTCGCCGCGCCGATTGTGGGTGGGGGTGAAGTTGGCTTGGTCAGCGGCGAAAGCGTGGCGCTACCTAAAGAAGTTTAATCCTCAGCTTGTGTTTGGAGTCGGAGGGTACGTTTCGCTGCCGCTGATGTGGACCGCGCAACGCATGGGAATTCCCACCGTCATCCATGAGCAAAACCAATTGCTGGGAGTTGCGAATAGACTCCTTGCGCCGAAGGCGACGCGGATCTTCCTTAGTTTCCCCGAGACGCGCGGAAACTACCCTAAAGAGACGGCCCGACTCGTCGGCAATCCTGTGCGCGCCGCATTCAAGAATCCGCCGGACAAGCGCGAGGCGCGGCAAGCGCTGGAACTAGAACTTGGTGTGCCGGTTGTATTGGTCACGGGAGGCAGCCAGGGTGCGAAGCGATTGAATGAAGCGGTAATGGAGATGTTGCCGCAGTTCAATCGGGGAGAGCTGCAATTGATTTGGGCGACCGGGAATGCGGACGCGGCGCGGGCGCACAAAGCGGCTGAGGGCGCGAGCACCCGAATTGTGACAAGTCCGTTTATTCAAGACATGGCGACTGCCTGCGCCGCCGCAGACGTCATGGTGTGCCGGTCTGGGGCATCGACGACGGCAGAGATTGCGATGATGCGCAAGCCGTCCGTGTTGATTCCGTTTCCATTCGCCACCGACAACCATCAGGAACACAATGCCAAGGCCTTTGAGGACGCCGGGGCGGCGGTTCTTGTTCGTGACAGCGAGTGCACGGGGGAGCGGCTTGGCGGGATACTCCGCACGCTATTGCCCGACAGCAACCGGCTGGCTGCTATGGCGAGTGCGGCGGGCGCCCTGGCAAAGCCCGACGCCGCGGAGGCGATCGCCGATGAGATACTCTCAATTGTGTTTTCCCGCGAACAAGGGGCGGGACTATCACGAAATCCGCAGTGA
- a CDS encoding HD domain-containing protein, with product MSLEAIQASPVSGYRSVPVASLRVDTMLDFDVCIQTMSGQPPVLYREKNLMFTSEALERLAEHNREHIFIPTAQDGEYRKYVESQLDTILSDPNVSVAAKSEVVYSTAQSLVADVLEEPRSQELIMRSRNVVSATTKFLTAEQTAFQHLLPLVSYDYYTYTHSVNVFVFSMSLAQRVGFTDQKLLEEFGEGALLHDIGKSQIDPAIVNCRGKLDNEQWKQMRKHPVYGYELLSDHNKLGELALRIVRHHHEKIQGGGYPDDLLGKKIPPLVRISTIADIFDALTTRRSYKPALESYKALRLMRDEMSKDIDQEYFKVFVEMMGNPAG from the coding sequence ATGTCTCTGGAAGCCATTCAAGCAAGTCCGGTATCCGGATATCGATCCGTCCCCGTGGCAAGTCTGCGAGTGGACACCATGCTCGACTTTGACGTGTGTATTCAGACGATGTCTGGTCAGCCTCCGGTGTTGTATCGCGAGAAGAACTTGATGTTCACATCGGAAGCCTTGGAGCGTCTTGCGGAACATAATCGGGAGCACATCTTCATTCCTACCGCGCAGGACGGCGAGTATCGCAAATACGTTGAATCGCAGTTGGATACTATTCTGAGCGATCCCAATGTGTCCGTGGCCGCGAAATCGGAAGTGGTATATTCGACGGCCCAGTCGCTTGTCGCTGATGTCTTGGAAGAGCCGAGGTCGCAGGAGCTTATAATGCGGAGCCGCAATGTGGTCTCGGCAACGACGAAGTTCCTCACGGCGGAACAAACCGCATTTCAGCATTTGCTTCCGTTGGTATCCTACGATTACTACACGTACACGCACAGCGTGAATGTATTTGTTTTCAGCATGTCGTTGGCGCAGCGCGTGGGATTCACCGACCAGAAGCTGCTGGAAGAATTCGGCGAAGGCGCTTTGCTGCACGATATTGGCAAGAGCCAGATCGACCCGGCGATTGTAAACTGCCGCGGCAAGTTGGACAACGAACAGTGGAAGCAAATGCGTAAGCATCCGGTGTATGGCTATGAGTTGCTGTCCGACCATAACAAATTGGGTGAGCTAGCGTTGCGCATTGTTCGTCACCACCACGAGAAGATTCAGGGCGGAGGCTATCCAGATGATTTACTGGGCAAGAAAATCCCGCCTCTGGTGCGGATATCGACGATAGCGGACATATTCGATGCATTGACGACGCGGCGGTCGTATAAACCTGCACTGGAGTCCTACAAGGCGTTGCGGTTGATGCGCGATGAGATGAGCAAGGACATCGATCAGGAATACTTCAAGGTCTTTGTCGAAATGATGGGAAACCCCGCAGGCTAG
- the deoC gene encoding deoxyribose-phosphate aldolase translates to MTRAELARLIDHTQLRAYATQRDMKELCAVAVQCGFACVSINPVWTSYCAKLLAGSGVGVDPTVGFPLGANTARIKVEEAREAIKNGATEIDMVINIGALKSGFPNFVEREIAAVVKAAGRVPVKVILETSYLTQEEKIAVCQMSMRSGAAFVKTSTGFGRAGATTEDVTLMRQVVGKNLGVKAAGGIRTYADAMSMIAAGANRIGTSTGVAILKESAENQALA, encoded by the coding sequence TTGACACGAGCAGAGTTGGCTCGACTAATCGATCATACCCAGTTGCGTGCGTACGCGACGCAGCGCGACATGAAGGAGCTGTGCGCGGTCGCCGTACAGTGTGGATTCGCGTGCGTATCGATCAACCCTGTGTGGACCTCCTACTGCGCCAAACTGCTGGCGGGCAGCGGAGTCGGCGTTGATCCGACTGTCGGCTTCCCACTCGGCGCCAATACGGCCCGCATCAAAGTCGAAGAGGCCCGCGAAGCCATCAAGAACGGCGCTACCGAAATCGACATGGTCATCAACATCGGCGCGCTCAAGTCCGGTTTCCCCAACTTCGTCGAGCGAGAAATCGCCGCGGTCGTCAAAGCCGCGGGGCGCGTGCCCGTCAAAGTGATTCTCGAAACCAGCTACCTGACTCAGGAAGAGAAGATCGCCGTGTGCCAGATGTCCATGCGCTCGGGTGCAGCTTTCGTAAAGACCTCAACGGGCTTTGGCCGCGCAGGCGCCACGACAGAAGACGTGACCCTCATGCGTCAAGTCGTGGGCAAGAATCTCGGCGTCAAGGCGGCCGGCGGCATTCGCACGTATGCAGACGCTATGTCCATGATCGCCGCGGGCGCCAACCGAATCGGAACAAGCACCGGCGTTGCCATCTTGAAGGAATCTGCCGAAAACCAAGCGCTCGCGTAG
- a CDS encoding DUF1501 domain-containing protein has protein sequence MSRCTSPGCKEYRGLNRRQFLGASSTAVAATLGAPLWLPRVAFAADGDTSRDVLVVIFLRGGCDGLSICVPYAEDAYYEARPTIAIPRPDSGDTFAATDLDGFFGIPPAMTPLKPAYDAGHLLFVHACGSKDESRSHFDAMRFMEIGKPRDASLFTGWVGRHLLNSTAMSPTALLRAIAINDSLQTSLAGSPLALPIQDLDNFSLDGIPQTLEDRLAALGAMYAQGPLELRASAANTLSTMASLDAIDFGNYTPSGNAEYPDSGFGYAMKSAAALIKAQIGVEAIATDLGGWDTHDGQNPINGYMAGIMEDLASSLGAFHADLTSGGVLNFTLVVMSEFGRVFRENASQGTDHGHGNMMLVMGGGISGGRVLRNWPGLAPENLFQEQDLDVTIDYRDILAEIIQKRLGNSNLGAVFPEFIPTFRGVTV, from the coding sequence ATGTCGCGCTGTACAAGTCCTGGATGCAAGGAGTACCGGGGCCTAAACCGCCGCCAATTCCTCGGTGCGAGTTCCACCGCCGTGGCTGCAACCCTTGGCGCGCCGCTCTGGCTTCCGCGCGTGGCCTTCGCCGCGGACGGCGACACTTCCCGCGACGTGCTCGTGGTGATCTTCCTTCGCGGCGGATGCGACGGCTTGTCCATCTGCGTACCGTACGCAGAGGATGCCTACTACGAGGCGCGACCCACCATCGCCATTCCAAGACCGGACAGCGGAGACACATTCGCGGCAACGGATCTCGATGGGTTCTTTGGCATACCGCCGGCCATGACTCCGTTGAAGCCGGCCTACGACGCCGGACACCTTCTCTTCGTTCATGCCTGCGGTTCGAAAGACGAATCAAGGTCCCATTTCGACGCGATGCGCTTCATGGAAATCGGAAAACCGCGCGACGCCTCGCTGTTCACTGGCTGGGTTGGAAGGCACCTTCTGAATTCGACCGCGATGAGTCCAACGGCGCTCTTGCGCGCCATCGCGATTAACGACTCCCTGCAAACTTCGCTCGCGGGCAGTCCATTGGCATTGCCCATACAGGACCTCGACAACTTCAGCCTGGATGGAATCCCACAGACATTGGAGGACCGGCTGGCCGCTCTCGGCGCCATGTACGCACAGGGTCCCCTAGAGCTTCGCGCGTCTGCCGCCAATACCTTATCCACCATGGCATCACTCGATGCCATCGACTTCGGCAACTACACCCCGTCCGGTAACGCGGAGTATCCCGACTCTGGATTCGGCTACGCGATGAAATCAGCCGCGGCACTCATCAAAGCACAAATCGGCGTCGAAGCTATCGCCACCGACCTCGGCGGCTGGGACACCCACGATGGACAGAATCCCATCAACGGCTACATGGCGGGTATCATGGAGGATCTCGCTTCCAGTCTCGGCGCCTTCCACGCCGACCTGACCAGCGGAGGTGTCCTGAACTTCACGCTCGTCGTCATGTCGGAATTCGGCAGGGTCTTCCGCGAAAACGCCAGCCAGGGCACGGACCACGGCCACGGCAACATGATGCTCGTCATGGGCGGGGGCATCTCGGGAGGCCGCGTTCTCCGAAACTGGCCCGGACTTGCTCCCGAGAATCTCTTCCAGGAACAAGACCTGGATGTCACCATCGATTACAGGGACATACTCGCCGAAATCATACAGAAACGCCTCGGGAACTCGAACCTTGGGGCCGTCTTTCCGGAGTTCATTCCCACGTTCCGCGGGGTTACCGTATAG
- a CDS encoding DUF1800 domain-containing protein, which translates to MRTDVDGVDALSEPSNDDPILESPIGHDTTLKRRSAPSRRELLFKGLFAALAATASGCPTGGTPTDPDPDPDPDPDPDPDPDPDPDPVSNEEALLKLVDRITFGQNEYELQLAHSLGYEDYLEYHLNYTAIDDSTLDAMLAPLTTLNMTAAEIVFSEQQKHYSMYELIAAVILRACYSKRQLFERTVELWTDHFNIYIEKDGQSFLKPVDDREVIRKFALASFPELAWASAHSPSMLTYLDNDPSSKEAPNQNYAREYLELHTLGVDNYTQQDVEEVARCFTGWSVRWDWLSDDFGTFRFSRWTHDNGEKTVLGRTIPADGGITDGEFVINLVTKDPEISQITARFIAKKIARHFWGYNPPDALITEIAAAYTATQGDIRAMLRVVLAEKWIAIAPPKLKRPFHYVVSTFRALDADINSEDALWGILYVLGLMGHVPFDWAPPNGYPDASAFWSGLLLPRWRFGAIVPLQGDYLGIDFSPFLADMTTQEFLDLVNARVFRGAMTDYELSALQQFIEEHPDWDYRKLETIGLALSSPGFQWY; encoded by the coding sequence ATGCGCACCGACGTTGATGGTGTGGACGCCCTATCCGAGCCTAGCAACGATGACCCCATTCTCGAAAGCCCAATTGGACACGATACAACACTGAAGCGCCGGTCAGCGCCATCGCGCAGGGAGTTGTTGTTCAAAGGACTATTCGCGGCTCTTGCCGCGACGGCATCGGGTTGCCCTACCGGAGGCACGCCGACCGATCCCGACCCCGATCCCGACCCCGATCCCGATCCTGACCCAGATCCTGACCCCGATCCCGACCCAGTCAGCAATGAAGAGGCATTGTTGAAGCTGGTCGATCGAATTACATTCGGCCAGAATGAATACGAGCTTCAACTCGCTCACAGCCTCGGCTACGAGGACTACCTTGAATATCACCTGAATTACACGGCCATCGACGACAGCACGCTCGATGCCATGCTCGCCCCCCTGACTACCCTCAACATGACGGCCGCGGAAATTGTCTTCTCGGAGCAGCAGAAGCACTACTCGATGTATGAACTCATAGCCGCCGTGATTCTTCGCGCCTGCTACAGCAAACGCCAGCTCTTCGAGCGCACGGTGGAACTCTGGACGGACCACTTCAACATCTACATCGAGAAAGACGGACAGTCCTTTCTCAAGCCCGTAGACGATCGTGAAGTCATCCGCAAGTTTGCCCTCGCAAGCTTCCCTGAACTTGCTTGGGCAAGCGCGCACAGTCCCTCTATGCTCACCTATCTCGACAACGACCCCAGTTCCAAGGAAGCGCCTAACCAGAACTACGCGCGCGAGTACCTTGAATTGCACACCTTGGGCGTAGACAACTACACACAGCAAGACGTCGAAGAAGTCGCCCGGTGTTTTACAGGATGGTCCGTGCGATGGGATTGGCTCAGCGACGACTTTGGCACGTTCCGGTTCAGCCGCTGGACTCACGACAACGGCGAAAAGACCGTGCTCGGGCGCACCATTCCCGCAGACGGCGGCATAACGGACGGCGAATTCGTGATCAATCTCGTCACAAAAGACCCGGAGATTTCGCAGATCACCGCCCGATTCATCGCGAAGAAGATCGCCCGCCACTTCTGGGGGTACAACCCTCCAGACGCCCTTATCACCGAGATCGCCGCCGCTTACACGGCGACTCAAGGCGACATACGCGCCATGTTGCGTGTCGTGCTCGCCGAAAAATGGATCGCGATCGCGCCGCCAAAACTGAAACGCCCGTTCCACTACGTGGTGTCCACGTTCCGCGCGTTAGACGCGGACATAAACTCCGAAGACGCATTGTGGGGAATCCTGTACGTCTTGGGACTTATGGGTCACGTGCCGTTCGATTGGGCCCCGCCCAACGGATACCCCGACGCGTCGGCATTCTGGTCTGGACTCCTGCTTCCCCGCTGGCGCTTCGGCGCAATCGTACCCCTGCAAGGCGACTATCTGGGCATCGACTTCTCTCCATTTCTGGCGGACATGACGACGCAGGAGTTTCTCGATCTCGTGAACGCCCGCGTCTTTCGTGGTGCCATGACCGACTACGAACTGTCCGCCCTCCAGCAATTCATCGAGGAGCATCCGGATTGGGACTACCGAAAACTCGAAACGATCGGCCTTGCGCTGAGTTCACCTGGATTCCAGTGGTATTGA
- a CDS encoding MFS transporter, with product MSSPTISLDERSIRAATKTAYLVVLLDMAGLSLIFPLYPSMLTYYLDLEGQSGVLRSIVGVLDQFSVAMGGAGGRGHVVLFGGLLGSLYALLQFLCAPLFGSLSDRYGRRPILLFSTAGMALSYLIWCFAGSFSLLIVSRVVGGLMSGNIAAASAVIADVTPETKRSRGMAMLGFSVGMGFMLGPTVGGFASAVNFAELFPSLTAYGINKFTSGALGALLLAVANFLCVALFLRETRPLATGASAAAQRSINPLALFAMRSAPGVSRTNLIYFIYILSFSGMEFSLTFLAADRLNYGPKRLTLVMLFIGIVLAMTQGSYVRRKSDAIGPKRMGMQGLALCIPGLVLVGYAYSSWVLFLGLAIMSVGSAQVRPCLSALASLYAPEREQGRVLGVFRSMESLARALGPLVACLLYWRLGASQAYAIAAAVIAVPLGIAWTLPKPPVREAPAVA from the coding sequence ATGTCTTCTCCAACAATTTCACTTGACGAACGCAGTATACGTGCGGCCACGAAGACGGCCTATCTGGTCGTATTGCTCGACATGGCGGGACTGTCTCTGATCTTTCCGCTTTATCCCAGCATGCTGACTTATTACCTCGACCTTGAAGGGCAGTCTGGCGTATTGCGTTCCATCGTTGGCGTGCTCGACCAATTCAGCGTGGCCATGGGCGGAGCAGGGGGGCGCGGGCACGTGGTTCTGTTCGGCGGTCTGTTGGGATCGCTGTACGCCTTGCTGCAGTTTCTTTGCGCACCACTGTTCGGCAGTCTTTCCGACCGATATGGGAGACGCCCGATATTGCTGTTTTCGACGGCGGGTATGGCGTTGTCGTATCTCATATGGTGTTTTGCGGGCAGCTTTTCGCTGCTAATTGTTTCGCGCGTGGTTGGTGGGCTGATGAGTGGGAACATCGCGGCGGCGAGCGCGGTGATCGCGGATGTGACGCCCGAGACGAAGCGCTCCCGCGGGATGGCCATGCTGGGCTTTTCCGTTGGGATGGGATTCATGTTGGGGCCTACAGTAGGCGGTTTTGCGTCCGCGGTTAATTTCGCGGAACTGTTTCCCTCGCTGACGGCCTACGGCATTAACAAGTTCACTTCCGGGGCGTTGGGAGCGCTGCTCTTGGCTGTGGCCAATTTCCTGTGTGTGGCGTTGTTCCTTCGAGAGACCCGCCCATTGGCGACAGGCGCATCCGCGGCGGCGCAGCGCAGCATCAATCCGCTGGCGCTATTTGCGATGCGGTCTGCGCCCGGTGTGTCGCGAACGAATCTCATCTATTTCATCTACATCCTTTCGTTTTCGGGAATGGAATTCTCGCTGACCTTTCTGGCGGCGGACCGGCTGAATTATGGCCCCAAGCGCCTTACCCTTGTCATGCTGTTCATCGGCATTGTGCTTGCGATGACCCAAGGTTCGTATGTCCGCCGCAAGAGTGATGCGATCGGTCCCAAGCGAATGGGCATGCAGGGACTGGCCCTGTGCATTCCGGGTTTGGTACTCGTCGGATACGCCTATTCGTCGTGGGTATTGTTTCTTGGATTGGCCATCATGTCGGTAGGTTCGGCGCAGGTGCGCCCGTGTCTATCGGCGTTGGCTTCGCTCTATGCGCCGGAGCGGGAGCAGGGGCGCGTTCTCGGCGTCTTCCGATCCATGGAATCGTTGGCCCGAGCGTTGGGACCGCTGGTGGCGTGCTTATTGTATTGGCGGCTCGGGGCGTCTCAGGCTTATGCGATTGCCGCAGCCGTGATTGCCGTGCCTTTGGGAATCGCATGGACGTTGCCGAAGCCTCCTGTGCGCGAGGCCCCAGCGGTGGCATAG
- a CDS encoding glycosyltransferase — protein sequence METQEPEAVYIPDPLSVSRKTRLITVSQRFLGLVIVLAAIFVHRPWTYWLAVFVWLYIFVTYWAWTALFEQRLRGLFELREEDAPDGENALPFATVIIPARNEENKLEAALRSVAAQDYPAFEAIAINDHSTDATGAIADRVASECPVIRVLHDPALPKGWQGKANAVWQAANLANPASEWLLLTDADVVYHPKALACAIRHALRDGIDFLTIVPYINNGSLLEELLLTLKWSMFLMVVPKDLSKPRARPIGVGPFMLVRKQVYFESGGHRALAGREPEDTYLAALLKQWGAKSAVGWTRGMLRWRQYDSFRQMWRHWVRKNRTSFKDSVLHSMGELTLNLLCLVLPLPYAVAAIWAQYASAAFGVGASLSAALAIALYVTTVRSQARARIISRIRKGAPWLTPLTGILLAGISLTTIAQILTRTSPVWRGRGMTHSAK from the coding sequence ATGGAAACGCAAGAACCCGAAGCAGTCTACATTCCCGATCCGTTATCGGTCTCACGAAAGACTCGACTGATAACCGTGAGCCAACGCTTCTTGGGTCTGGTAATTGTTCTGGCGGCTATCTTCGTACACCGGCCGTGGACCTATTGGCTTGCAGTCTTTGTCTGGCTGTACATCTTTGTGACGTATTGGGCGTGGACCGCTCTGTTTGAGCAGCGATTGCGCGGTCTCTTTGAGTTGCGCGAGGAAGACGCGCCGGACGGGGAGAACGCGTTGCCGTTTGCGACCGTAATCATCCCTGCGCGAAACGAAGAGAACAAACTGGAAGCGGCGTTGCGTTCCGTGGCCGCACAAGACTATCCGGCGTTCGAGGCCATCGCAATCAACGATCATTCCACCGATGCGACCGGCGCTATTGCGGACCGGGTGGCCTCGGAGTGTCCGGTTATTCGGGTCTTGCACGATCCCGCGCTGCCAAAGGGTTGGCAGGGAAAAGCCAACGCCGTGTGGCAAGCGGCCAATCTAGCGAATCCCGCATCCGAATGGCTCCTACTGACCGATGCCGATGTCGTTTATCATCCGAAGGCGCTGGCATGCGCGATCCGGCACGCCCTCCGCGATGGCATCGACTTTCTGACGATTGTCCCCTACATCAATAACGGTTCGCTGCTGGAGGAATTGCTGCTCACGCTGAAGTGGAGCATGTTCCTGATGGTGGTTCCGAAAGACTTGTCAAAGCCACGCGCCAGACCAATTGGAGTGGGGCCGTTCATGCTGGTGCGCAAGCAGGTCTATTTCGAGAGCGGAGGTCATCGGGCGTTGGCCGGGCGCGAGCCGGAGGATACGTATCTGGCGGCCCTTCTAAAGCAATGGGGAGCCAAGTCCGCGGTGGGTTGGACGCGCGGGATGTTGCGGTGGCGGCAATACGATAGTTTTCGCCAGATGTGGCGGCATTGGGTGCGCAAAAACCGCACGAGTTTCAAAGACAGCGTGCTGCACAGTATGGGAGAACTGACGCTCAATTTGCTTTGTCTCGTGCTTCCGCTGCCTTACGCAGTGGCCGCGATTTGGGCGCAGTACGCATCGGCGGCGTTTGGCGTGGGAGCTTCTTTGAGCGCCGCGTTGGCGATCGCGCTGTATGTCACCACGGTCCGGTCTCAGGCGCGCGCGCGCATTATCAGCCGAATCCGCAAGGGTGCGCCATGGTTGACGCCGCTCACCGGAATCCTGTTGGCCGGCATCAGCCTGACGACGATTGCTCAGATACTCACTCGAACTTCGCCGGTATGGAGAGGGCGAGGGATGACGCACTCCGCAAAGTAG